A section of the Triticum dicoccoides isolate Atlit2015 ecotype Zavitan chromosome 7A, WEW_v2.0, whole genome shotgun sequence genome encodes:
- the LOC119333125 gene encoding uncharacterized protein LOC119333125 encodes MTRRSRERRAAAGDGDPAGPPHYAPDEERRLAEEVLYLHSLWRSGPPAPAGPPARPAGGSRATRASAGGSRPARARPNQRKRRRTERPAADSEEPGADWPLAPSPPASPSPASWPDAAPSSPAPRPQPQQQPSPASLAQRDALRAAEEFFSARGADGDDESEGSESEDGGDAAAEFFLGLFERDAGLRGYYERSHEEGEFRCMGCMGRKRKGRGQARRFRDCVSLVHHARDATRCGRPLAHRALAAAVCRVLGWDVKRLPSIVIDPCGTLGQALLAREGASAAASTAQEAKENVDSVHNDGVDALKEDVGSEKKGSLNDDRKEDVDSRMNEAALSDGDGAKDGVDTGKIGPPSNNNDGEVHEQGSGAGTAEKEGAIGTKQEHPKSADDMRGTCNVRLENNSSKEEAATENKEEHTDGVVDSRDDIELKVEIVLCTHELKEHILASIQFDHVENAGDHFLFCFVNST; translated from the exons ATGACGCGCCGAAGCCGGGAACGCCGCGCGGCCGCCGGCGACGGAGACCCCGCCGGCCCCCCGCATTACGCCCCCGACGAGGAGCGCCGCCTCGCCGAGGAGGTGCTCTACCTCCACTCCCTCTGGCGCAGCGGCCCGCCCGCCCCCGCCGGTCCTCCCGCGCGACCCGCCGGGGGCTCCCGCGCCACCCGCGCCAGCGCCGGAGGCTCCCGCCCCGCCCGCGCCCGCCCCAACCAGCGGAAGCGCCGCAGGACCGAGCGCCCCGCCGCGGATTCCGAGGAGCCCGGCGCCGACTGGCCCCTCGCGCCCTCCCCGCCCGCCTCCCCATCCCCCGCCTCCTGGCCcgacgccgccccctcctcccccgcGCCCAGGCCGCAGCCGCAGCAGCAGCCTTCCCCCGCCTCGCTCGCGCAGCGGGACGCGCTCCGCGCCGCCGAGGAGTTCTTCTCCGCGCGCGGCGCCGATGGCGACGACGAGTCAGAGGGGTCCGAGTCGGAGGACGGCGGCGACGCGGCGGCCGAGTTCTTCCTGGGGCTGTTCGAGCGGGACGCCGGGCTGCGGGGGTACTACGAGCGGAGCCACGAGGAGGGGGAGTTCCGGTGCATGGGGTGCATGGGGAGGAAGAGGAAGGGCAGGGGCCAGGCCAGGAGGTTCCGGGACTGCGTCAGCCTCGTGCACCACGCGCGCGACGCCACGCGCTGCGGCAGGCCGCTTGCGCACCgcgcgctcgccgccgccgtctGCCGTGTGCTCGGCTGGGACGTCAAGCGGCTGCCCAGCATCGTCATCGACCCCTGCGGCACGCTCGGCCAGGCGCTGCTCGCCAGGGAGGGGGCGAGTGCCGCCGCTTCCACCGCCCAGGAGGCAAAG GAGAATGTTGATAGTGTGCACAATGATGGCGTGGATGCATTGAAG GAGGATGTTGGTTCGGAGAAGAAGGGCTCCTTGAATGATGACAGGAAG GAGGATGTTGATAGTAGAATGAATGAGGCCGCATTAAGTGATGGGGATGGAGCAAAG GACGGTGTTGATACAGGGAAGATTGGCCCTCCAAGTAATAACAATGATGGAGAGGTTCATGAGCAAGGGAGTGGTGCAGGAACTGCTGAAAAG GAAGGTGCTATTGGCACTAAACAGGAGCATCCTAAGAGTGCAGATGATATGAGGGGCACTTGTAATGTCAGACTAGAAAACAATTCATCAAAG GAAGAAGCTGCTACAGAGAATAAGGAGGAGCATACTGACGGTGTTGTTGACTCTCGAGATGATATTG AGTTGAAAGTTGAGATTGTGCTGTGTACACACGAACTGAAGGAGCACATCCTGGCATCTATCCAATTCGACCATGTGGAGAATGCGGGCGACCATTTCCTATTTTGTTTTGTGAATTCTACCTGA